The DNA window taacttgaagattggctcacaagtagcggtcagatgggaaataaacctggcaatgtaattcaaacgtcccaagaatcctctaacttctttctcgttccatggagcaggcatctcttgtatggcttttacttttgcagggtcgacttcaatacctttactgctaacAACGAACCCTAGTAGCTTACCAGACCTCACCCCAAaagtacacttgtttggattcagtctcaacttgtatttcttcaacctatcaaacagtttctgcaggtggaccagatattcttcttcagtgttggactttgcaatcatatcatcaatatagacctatatttctttgtgaatcatatcatggaacagagctaccattgcatgcTGATACGTTTCCcctgcattcttcaacccaaacgacatgactttgtaacaaaaggtaccCCAAGGAGTagtgaaggttgtcttttccatatcttTGGGTGTCATCTTAATCTAGttataacctgagaaaccatccatgaaggaaaacactttgcacTGCACAGTACTATCAACTAGGGTATCAATATgtggtaggggaaaatcatctttggggcttgctcgATTCCAATCTCTATAGTCGACACACATTCTGACCATTCCGTCTTTCTTAGTTACCGGGACTATAtttgcaatccatggtggatagctCACAACTTTCAGGAAACCGGCATTGAACTATTTCTCAACCTCTTCCTTGatcttctgagccatgtcagacttgcttcttcgtaacttctgcttaaccggaggactgttttctttgataggtagacggtgcaccacaatatcagtatcgagcccaggcatgtctttgtaagaccaagcaaatatctcaacattgtctcgtagcaTCTGGATCAATCTCTATTTGACATCCTCTTCTAGCttagcccctatcttgatttctttcttttcctcgtcagtacctatattcacaacctcaattttctcttcatgcggctgtatagtcttttcttcttgctctagcaatctagcaagttctctaggcacctCACAATCTACTTCACCTTTgccctcagcttggtagatcggatttttaaagtcataattgacaatagcagagtcgttatcaatgggATCCAAAGTGGATATAGATCTGCAGTGTAttgtgtgggtgtgtgtaagaacacatagcttttttgaaaataaagaaaagtaaAAGAGAAAATTTAAAATACGAAACGTCtaatgctttattgaatgaaaatatgcttatgaaatgacaagccctaacaaatggaccgttgtgccccgggcaagacacacggctttaaagtttattgtttattgaaatacAGAAAATAAACTGGAAAAAcataaaggaaagaaaaaaaaactagaaatggcaattactcctgactataggagatagagacaatgtcttcagtcttccaatTGTCCAGCCCTTTTCGGGTGTAGTAAAGATCCACTTGTCCAAGTTGCAATCATATTCATCTTCTCCTATGACATTGACCCCTTTGCTGATGAAATGATATTTCAAGCCTTTTGGATGAGAGTGTTGTTCTCCATTCTGATCTTTAATAGTGCatcctaaaccccatttgttggacttgTAAGGAACATCAATAAGTTGACCCCAAatagtgcaaccaccttcttcgaccACAACCTTAGCATCCTTCaaagaagccatagttggaggaATTTTGGTGACCTTAGGAATAGTAGGAACATGTTTAGCAGCGGAGAAAGCTCGAGGAATCAATTCAAATGTTTGGCAAGGGTTTCAATAAATTCGCCATCCACTTCAACATACCGAGACTCATTCACGTAGCTTACCACATATTCTTCCTCTCCGTGCACAATGACAATTTTTCCTTTCACCGGATATTTCAGTTTCTGATGCAGAGTTGAAGTCACAgcacttgccccatgtatccaagggcgcccGAGCAGACAAGAATAAGCGGGATGgatgtccatcacatagaacacagtgtCAAAAGTCTAAGAACCTACTCTGATTGGAAGTTCCACTTCTCCGTATACCGTACTCTTCGAGCCATCAAAAGCTTTTACTATCACGTTGCTAGGTTTCAATACAATCCCTTCAGGGTTGAGTTTGTCCAGCACCATCTTGGGTAGTACGTTCAGAGATGAACCATTATCAACTAGTACATGGGCCAGAGTGGTGCCCCtgcattcaatggagatgtgaaGGGccttattgtgattctttccagcgaGAATCAACTCAGCATCAGAGAACCCAAGATAATTGTCTGTTGTCAGGCTCGCAATGAAATTCTCGAATTGGTtgactgaaatctcttgtggtacatgcGCAGCTTTTAAGAACCTCATCAACGCCTTGGCATGGGCCTCAGAACAAGTTAGTAGTGACAACATAGAGATTTTGGAAGCAGTATGCCCCAATTGTTCAATAACATCATAGTCACTCTTACGGATGATCTTCTGGATCTCATCCATCTCTTTCTGGGAAAGGTCTTAAGTAGTAACTTCAATAGGGACAGGTTCGAGCACTGGTCCTTTGCCTCTGACATCAGCAGCTAGGTTGGGTGCAGGAACAGGAGTCGGACTTACAGCATTTGGGGAAATTTCCGGGGAGAAAAAtcttccacttcttgtaactTTACTAGCTAGTCCCTGCAATATTGTCGACGTCGGGATTAGTGACTTCAACCACCTTATCAGTTAGGGGTTCCTGTTTTACACCATTAATATAGACATCAGCACCATAattccatgggacagctttgtcggaAGAATGTGGGATCGGCCCAGGCTTAGTGATGATCAAACGAGCCACACGAGGTTCAGTAGTAATCTTGATGGGACCCTTGGTAGGAATTCTCAAAGGAGTCTTGGAGATCACTGATACGTCTTCAATATTCAAACCACAGGAGAAACCTTCGCATAAACTTTCTACAGAACGAATCTTTTCAAACATAATAGTGCGATGATCCATCCTGCCTTGAAAACCTCTCTtcaaattctcacaaccattgggttgggatgCACAAGAATAAAAACGTATATTGCAACCCGGAAATAAACCGGCTTGCAGTAGTTTTTTCTTGATGACCgggagaggagttgacagatctctcacatcatagacataGACCATGTCCATGATATCATTAATAGCTTTGTCATGATTTGGCATAGGAGCAGTAATAACATTCGGAGTTTCCGGAGGGTCAAACTTAATTTCGCCAACATCTATCATATCCTGGATCTTAGTTCTTAATGCCCAACAGTTATCCGCGtgatgtccaggactattagaatgatatgcacaCTTTGCATTAGGGTCATAGCCTGGAGATGTAGTAGTGTCATTCTTCGGAGGATCTCTTATAGTGATCAAGTTGGCCTTTAACAGATGTTGCAgggcttgagataaaggcatgttgatctttgtgaactgccTTCTAGGTGAGTCTGACCTGCGCTGATACCCTTGTCTGGGAGTTTGCTGAGGTGTTGGTGTAGAGATTAGAACTGCCCCAACATACTGGTTCTGATCGTTCTTATTACGACCCTTCTGACTGTGCACAACATTAGACTCATTCTTTCCATGATatggcttctttgtagtaccagaggtagCACCTacctgaatcttcccacttcgaataacgctttcaacacgttctccaatCAATATGAGCTCCATAAAACTAGAGGATGAACTACCCAGTAGGTGACTGTAGAACGGACCAGTCAgcgtacccatgaacatgtcaatcaactctctgtcagccaaagggggttgaactcttccagccaagtctctccacttctgagcatactccttgaaactctcTTTCGGACCCATAGTCATGCTTTGCAGTTGAGTGCGAGtaggcgcaagatcagcattgtattggtattgcttgtagaaagcaacagcTAAGTCTTCCCATGTACGAATGTTGACGCcatccagctgatagtaccattcgagttgagttctagataagctctcttggaaaaagtggatccatagcatcttgtcagcagtatgaggctgaatcttcctcacataggatttcaagtgcagtttaggacaagagactccgtcatacttagcaaaggttggagtcttgaactttggagggatcacGACACCAGAGATGagccctagttcctcaaaatccagcccaggtaccttctggattTCCATAGCCTTCATACGTTCCTCCAATTGCTTGTACTTCTCTTCAGAGTATTCCTCCTCATAGTAATAGtctccttcttcatcatcttgcTTAGCAGAACCAACATTGCTCTTTGCATCAGTCTTGATACTAACGCTATCCTCATGGTCGTTGTCTTCGTGGGTTTCAATTTCTTTGGCCTTTTTGAGAGGACCTCTGAACCTTCTCCCCATGTTGAAGACACCTACCGgcttcttggtcttcttttccttcttagttagaagggatttcagctcatcttgtcccttggacaagttcaggatcaaagcttggaactcagcattctgagcctggagattcttgacggattgttcgagatccatttccttactgaaataaacagcggaaagatgagagacctgttatagaaacctgtgatgcaatgctATGAATGGTATGCGCatgcgtatgcaatgttttcaaggaccttgaaatttaaatttaaacaaagGAAAAGAAACAAATTCTATTAGTGGTAATTAAATTGCAAttattttttttgccatttttaggcttacaaaggaaaggaaagaataaacaactaaataataataataataaaataaaaaactcctTCAGGTTTCCCAtagacgctttctctttgccccaaGGAAAGTGTTGACGCTTTGCTCTGCATGAAGTTGCTTTGTGAGCTCTAACACTTGCTTCTCTTTAGCACGGAATTGGGCctcaaaagtatctctttcttccTTCAACTGAACCCATGACCTTTGTAGCTCTTCTAAATCAGTAGGCATGTCTAGATGAAGAACAACCTGAGGGACCTTTTCTTCGTACTCTAGTTCCACAATCACAGGTCTGACATAGGGATATGGCATAACAAaacgttgagcacgagtgcgcacccatctgagaTAAGGCTCTAAAGGAATGAATTTCTTTTGACCCCAACTCTTGCTATCAACCTTGTATACtttgttccaagcgcgtatgaactccTGACGCTGGTTTTGAACATCTTCCTCGTAGTTGAAGACAACCCCTTTAATAATCATGTTATGAGGACCATCCCTGCAAGCATACCCAAATTGACGTAGagctaatgaaggattgtaggtgattccccCTCTAATTCCAAGGAttggcacattagggaatttcccacaatggtCAATAATAGTGACGTACTCCTGAGATATGACGTGCCAACAgatatctgaatgagaaagtgacataaTCCTTCGCGACCATTTCATCTTTTGATCATTTCTTAACACTGAACGAGGAAGGTGCAAAATAAACCACCTGGCTAGTAGAGGCGTACAACACATGAGGGTTCCTCGCTTCTTCATGGTACGGGTGTGGAGCGAGTGTAAAATATCTTCGAGTAAAGTAGGCACCGAATTGCGATTCAGAAATATCTTAATGACGTGCACGTCTATGAACTGATCGGGATTAGGAAACAACACCAAACTGTATATTAATAAGGCCAGTAtatcttcaaaagcatggtaaCTCATAGCTTTCAAGAATAATTGAGCCTTCCCAAATAAAAACTTGGCCAAGAAACCTTCAACCCCATtttttgtttcccaattagaAGTAATTTCTGATCTCTTCAGGTGCAACGCATCAGCAATAGTCTCGGGTTTTGGAGTATCCTCCAAACCGGTGAAGGGCAACTGGTCAGGGACGGGTATACCAAGTAAATCTGAGAACTCCTTCATGGTAGGTACCAATTGGTAATCCGagaatgtgaagcaatgatgttcaggatcaaagaactggcataagactctcatcatatcttctttaaACTTAGAGGTGATCAGTCGGagtagataaccatgtctttcgGCGAATTGAGAATCTCCAAGAACCTTTGAAACCAGTtccttaagctcagaaggtatTCCCATGAAGTTGATTCGTATGTAATCCCTAGTAACGAAAGCCATAtcctgcaaaacaaaacaaagataaatttcttggtccttgaaatCGTTAGTGGAAATGATatgccatgatgtcatgatgttatgatgtcaagtagataacaaacacaaacaagtcacacaaagtCCTTAGGTTTaagggcttgcatgaagtccataggtgcaTACCCTCCTTTCttgagtttagttggttcaacctatcCTAAAATAGtaatcgggttctatggtgctcatatccctggtctttctcgcgggcattatctcaacatggcactcgatcggccagccaaaaacatccatagagtccaatctcaatgagtgtagcatcgagtatcaactgACTTCAGTCagaaatccaaagccagccactcgctacttcctataggccaaagtcaagttcaactaaggttctaagggcgaattagtgcttaatgacaccacacgGTAGCCAAATGTTTCCTCGATcactttcaagggccatcaggacaaaccaaagtgtcgcactaacgatggccaccagatcaaccataacgatacatgtcgtacagtctccttggtctattgccacatacctaaggtacactagatccgggtgtaggatctttcacacagcagaatacccaaaacaacctttaaaaataaagcaattaaatcaaacaagtgaaaacctttaagtgaatcctaaactttaaggtaacccctctttttattcgaaagcatccccagcagagtcgccagttctgtaatacggtgggagagcTGACTATTTAAAAATGtccggatagcaagagtcgccaccgacttttattttatccaattttagaaaggctaaaagaacagaaaaagacctttaaaagagattgagttcggggggtaagttatacaaagggaaggtgtaagcaccctttgtattcatggttatccatgggctcttaattgcttaactcactttgttttcaaaatgtttgaagtgtacgaataagaaaatgtttgaataagaactttagcttgtaaataagagtagtctttttgaaaagattctttgaaaagaagtgggaaaagattttgaattttgaatttgaatttgaatagagcaagcaatcaggagcacctaatCTAAGTTTAAAATTTCTGTTCTTTcagactttaatgggaaagggctatccataccataaagagggcaggtagtcttttcattggatgtaaagggtcatcgagaaaagtatcgttcgccataaaactatcCCTACCATGTagaaggcaggtagtctttagggaaagatataatagtcattttaaggcaacaagcgaggataccttagcaatgggacaatcatcttatttccgaGGTGACATTGAGGTACAAGATCAGTTGATGATGAACTGAGATTAAAATTTgctttgcttaggtatcctcggaatcgagggacttgactatttcaaAATCGTAAttaaaggcaacatgcaacaaggcaacaaggcaacaagagaggttactctaaaggtgtgtgtgtggcacaatcacgtggttaaaatcgaatatttatcttgtaaattagtgatgctaattcaattaacaggcttgcactccctaggattactgaccacgcagttaatatcatacagaaattaaaggcaaaaaatataagttcctacgctattacagtaaacacctgtgggcagaaaaataaaggcgggaaaagaaaacctaaactattacaataaacacctgtagagaaaccctaagctattacaaggctttggggcagatacatttTAATGAAGAAACGAAACGCGAAAAtaaaaattcattacaaaaacCATAAGGGCGAATTAAGGTAAATTAAGGCAGATAAAGCAAAaaataaatggaaaataaaaacaaattaaaatttaaaaggaaaaggtttttgaaaatgtCATGGTAAATCCTGCTTTTTAGGGAATGAGGTTTTACGAGAAAATAACGACACTGAGATAACGGACGACACCTACCTAAGACCCCTATGGCTACTAGGGTTTTTAAATTAATTGAGgctagacaaaccctaaaaattaattattggtttttaacctaattaatttttaaatcgaCTAATCCTGATGAAGTTATTTTACTAACCCTAATTTATTTATCCtaaattaattttagttatttaacctaattaaattaattaattaacctaattgaattaattaactgAATTAAGCAATCTAATtaatattaatctaaattaattaaataaattaaaataaaaaacttaattctagtttaaaaaaaaaagaatgttttatatataaaaaaagagtttattatttaaaaaaggatttttaaaagaaaagaaaataagaagaaaaaaaaagaaaagtaaagaatatgtaattaaaaataaaaaaatttaagaaaaactGCGCTGGATCCTATGTGATGCATCCCTGAGGGTGCATGGTGTGCCTGCAGTCTTAGGCGCGTTAGATCATGCAGTCTGAAGATCTGACGGTTGAAGGAGCGAAGGAACATGACAAGCGCATAGATAGCATACACCGGAGCCGTCTGTTTTTGAAATATCCAGCGCGCGTTTCTAGCCAATAAGGGCATGCCACgcaatcatcttcaacctccctcTGTCGTGTTAGCCCTAAAAGACCTGTACCTACGGACAGTTCCGTCGCTACAGCTCTTGTACTCATAAAATCTTGTACGCATAACAAAAATCAAATCTAAAAACAGGGATGAACTCGTATCATTACCCTGAGTCCAACCATGGTCCTCTCGTTGGCCAATTTCACCTGTATTTACAATTCCTTAAACGAAGCAAAAAAACCTAACAAGGGCGTATCACTCATATAGGCATATAAACACAATTAAATCTCCAGAATCAATCACAACATCGTATTAATCACAAATATGCAACGAAAATTCATTGAGAATGCATGAATCATTAAAATCGAGCTTAGATAAGAAAGTGCAAACCGTGACGAATTGCTCATGATTTTGGACGTGTGGATTGAAAGTAATGATCTGGCGAGCTTCAAAAATCTTCAGGGAACGAGTTAGAATCCTTAAATCTCCTTGAAATCTCTTCTAACTCCAAAACTGATCTTGAATtgttcttgagtttttgaaagttTGAAGGTAACTCTTGGTTGCAGAATTTCGTCCCCTATGCATCTGGAAGTGTTATGGTTATATAGTCGCCTGATTTAGGTTAACAATTTTGAACAAAATCcccttcaatcaatctttgcaaATTTGATTGGATCTTGAATATGAACTTTCTAAAACTTGCTCCAATTTGCTCCAATCTTGCCAATCTCCTCTTCGTACGAATTTTTTTGGTTTATGAGGCATAAATAATGATTGGATTTGGTTACAGAAGCATTCCcaaacaaatatttgatttttcccttTGATTTACATGATTTACAtcacttttaaataaataaaaattcatataaaatcaaataagtttaaaaaattcgtggaaattggattggatgtcttggataacttgaggaccaagatttaataaaaaatgattgggcccatttgcaagaaaattcaatttGGACCATATTTACCTCacatttttcactcaaatttgtacaactttgacaagacatatctccctcaatttttaagatatggaagagttctaagactttttggaaaactcaagatgtcctctacaagacactttggaaccttttttccatttggagattttatcttgatgatatgggctttgacaaaaaactgcttttggttgactttcaaaaaggacctataatcttttgatccatatctcttaaatgaagcatttttagccttggcatgtgagagacaaagttgtagagaattcaatttccttcaagatgaggtttggatgggaaatttctaatgttccatgtgaaagttatgactggtcaaagttctgttgagtttttaggtcaaaaaccctaatttagaaactttgagttttgttgatttctgagctttccttgatgaatcatgatcaacccttgatcaaatgatgaatgatacttcaaaataaggatgttgaccaaaaatcaggaattttgactgtactttgactatagttgacttttaggtcaaactagtcgactattgactttctgagcaattgactgagcaatctttggaattgaagcttgaattttatCATAGGGATGGTTTGAGACATCATAAGTCATATGAAACCCATTGGAGACttttattcatcaattttcttaagggaatgcaaaaccctagttcaggaggtctttgattaggagagtgagcCTTAGGTTTTCaagtgagcttgagtataaaatatgatgggaaaattttggggtatgacatcatgCTTAAGAAGATATACAAGAGGAAACACATACTGTGTATGTGTAGAATAAGCTATAGTGTTGTTATACACCAGTCATATGCCTATATATAGACagagagagagaaaatgtgtgCAGACACATAagaagttacacaagaggcaacTTACACTAAGTGTATGATGAATCAAATAATACACATCACATGCCCACCAGAAGTATctcagaagatgaaaaagaagaaaatctgCGGTTAAGCAGTATTCTCCATTGGAGTTATCAGAAGCTTACTAATACTTGATTAGTTCACACATTGCTCACATTAAATGACTTGAAAAATTGAATACACTAAGTCATTGCTCGAGAAGTGTTTCATGTTTGCATATGATCATTAAATGTGTcatcagctgtaacaagcttcctgatcagtattcaagaagaagatgaagatctacgCATCAGAGGCAATCAACCTGAGAGCTAATGCTCCATATCTGcttgaagaagaaaagaagatggtcttacaagaaggagttaatttcaaaagctgaaaatctATTCTCCTTACTTTGATAAGAAAAGACCAAACTGGAAGAAGCAATTAATACAAAAGTTGAcgctcttaatctgctttcagatgaagatgaagatgacctGAAGAAGCAAATCAAaataagaagatgaagatcattcTGAAGAAGCATTCTCAATAAGGACTGTGTCCCTTAATCAGCTTTCAGAGAGATACAGAGAGATTAATCAAGAAGCAGTCAACATAAGAGCTGAGTCTCTTAATCAGCttaaaagaagaaggagaagatctCAATCAGAAGATAAAAGAAGAAGACTACAA is part of the Vicia villosa cultivar HV-30 ecotype Madison, WI linkage group LG2, Vvil1.0, whole genome shotgun sequence genome and encodes:
- the LOC131648670 gene encoding uncharacterized protein LOC131648670, whose amino-acid sequence is MKEFSDLLGIPVPDQLPFTGLEDTPKPETIADALHLKRSEITSNWETKNGVEGFLAKFLFGKAQLFLKAMSYHAFEDILALLIYSLVLFPNPDQFIDVHVIKIFLNRNSVPTLLEDILHSLHTRTMKKRGTLMCCTPLLARWFILHLPRSVLRNDQKMKWSRRIMSLSHSDICWHVISQEYVTIIDHCGKFPNVPILGIRGGITYNPSLALRQFGYACRDGPHNMIIKGVVFNYEEDVQNQRQEFIRAWNKVYKVDSKSWGQKKFIPLEPYLRWVRTRAQRFVMPYPYVRPVIVELEYEEKVPQVVLHLDMPTDLEELQRSWVQLKEERDTFEAQFRAKEKQVLELTKQLHAEQSVNTFLGAKRKRLWET